One stretch of Zingiber officinale cultivar Zhangliang chromosome 6B, Zo_v1.1, whole genome shotgun sequence DNA includes these proteins:
- the LOC121992929 gene encoding tubby-like F-box protein 5: MPFKSLVRELKEKRDGPGSVPKRGWRGGGTTESKTIAHSGGCSQRTPWQHPPNLEQPQERWANLPPELLLDVIRRVEGSEVSWPARRNVVGCAAVCRLWRSITKEVVKSPEHCGRITFPISLKQPAPRDYPIQCFMRRDRATSTFRLYLGLSPSLRMQNDKMLLAARKIRRATSTDFVISLTADDFSRASSTYSGKARSNFLGTKFTVYDSQPPYDAAISSRNRSSNRRINCKQVSPRVPAGNYNIATISYELNLLRTRGPRRIQCAMHSIPLSSIQEGGSVPAPRSFTHAVDEQPSGAPATKGKEPVTEFSDGEPLVLKNKAPRWHEQLQCWCLNFRGRVTVASVKNFQLVAAANPSCSISPAEQEKVILQFGKIGKDIFTMDYQYPLSAFQAFAICLTSFDNKPACE, translated from the exons ATGCCGTTTAAGAGCCTCGTCCGCGAGCTGAAGGAGAAGAGAGACGGCCCTGGAAGCGTGCCCAAGAGAGGCTGGCGCGGAGGAGGAACCACCGAATCGAAGACGATCGCGCACAGCGGAGGCTGTTCCCAGCGTACTCCGTGGCAACACCCGCCGAATCTGGAGCAGCCGCAGGAAAGGTGGGCGAATCTACCTCCGGagctcctcttggacgtcatcaGGCGGGTCGAGGGGAGTGAAGTCTCGTGGCCGGCGAGAAGGAATGTGGTGGGATGCGCCGCCGTGTGCCGTCTCTGGCGGAGCATCACCAAGGAAGTTGTCAAATCCCCTGAGCATTGCGGCCGGATCACCTTCCCCATCTCCCTAAAGCAG CCTGCGCCACGAGATTATCCCATTCAGTGCTTCATGAGAAGGGATCGAGCAACATCAACCTTCCGGTTATACCTCGGTCTGAGCCCAT CACTGCGGATGCAGAACGAcaagatgttgcttgctgctcgcAAGATCAGAAGGGCAACTAGCACTGACTTCGTGATCTCGCTCACCGCTGATGATTTCTCGCGAGCTAGCAGCACCTACAGTGGCAAAGCGAG ATCAAATTTTCTAGGAACCAAGTTTACGGTCTACGACAGCCAACCTCCATACGATGCTGCAATTTCTTCGCGTAATCGTTCATCCAACCGAAGGATCAATTGCAAGCAAGTTTCACCTCGAGTGCCCGCCGGCAACTACAATATAGCCACCATTTCGTATGAGCTCAATCTCCTCCGAACTCGAGGTCCGAGAAGAATCCAGTGCGCCATGCACTCGATTCCCCTCTCTTCCATTCAGGAAGGCGGAAGTGTGCCGGCACCCCGCAGTTTCACTCACGCCGTCGATGAGCAACCCTCCGGAGCACCGGCCACGAAGGGCAAGGAACCGGTGACGGAGTTTTCCGACGGGGAGCCGCTCGTTCTGAAAAACAAGGCGCCTAGATGGCACGAACAACTTCAGTGCTGGTGCTTGAACTTCAGAGGACGAGTGACTGTGGCTTCTGTCAAGAACTTTCAGCTTGTTGCAGCTGCGAATCCTTCATGCAGCATCTCCCCGGCGGAGCAAGAAAAGGTTATTCTTCAGTTTGGGAAGATAGGGAAGGACATTTTCACCATGGATTATCAGTACCCGCTCTCCGCCTTCCAAGCATTTGCTATCTGCTTGACGAGCTTCGACAATAAGCCGGCATGTGAATGA